Part of the Bacillus sp. THAF10 genome is shown below.
CAGATTCTCCCCAGCTTTTTGCTCGTTCTAATACAGACTGTTCAGGATCCATTACATATTCTCCTAAAAACTCTATTAAAACCTCAAAAATATGGATAACCTGAACTTGCGTTTCTTCTAGTTGGTATTGGGGATTATCTGGATCAGAAAGAATTAACTCCTCTAACATTTTTTGTGCTAGTTCCTTTTTGCTTAATAAAAATTGATTGCCAATTAGTGAAGATGCAAGCTTCGTCATTTTTTATTCCCCTCATAAAAGAATATTTTTGTAGATATTCCTTATTTTATATAAATATGTATAAGTTGTATATCCTTTATTAGATTCCTATTATTATTGAAAGTTAAACATTATTTTTAAAAACTATATAGTTTTTTTTAGATTAAAAAAAGAAAAACAGGACCTATGTCCTGTTTTTTAATGTTGGTTCCCTTATTAATATTTGTATTGTTTTCCTTGCTTTTCCATTAATCGTTTAATGATATCGGAAAAAAGCATGAGCCCTACGAGACCGAAAGTTAAGTAAGATAAATTAAAGTACAAAGCAGGATCTATTCTAATGTGATCTCCAGATGCTGCAACCTTAAGTATTTGATACGTATCCATTACTACCTTAACTGCAATCAGCACAAAAATAGTGACGATTACTCTCCATATTAATTTCAATTAAACCCCTCCAATAAGATGCATGAAAACTTTCTATCTGTAAATGCTATAAAAGTTAAATTAATGGGTAAATAAAAGTAGAAAATCGTTCATTAATATATCAAAAAAAAGAAAGAGATACAATACTACTTTCGTACTCTTCTTGTGTATTATAACAGCTTGAAGTACTTATTTCTATCATAAATCACTTTACAGATGGACGAATCCCACGTAGAATGAAAAAAGTCGCCTTTTGTCGAATTATGTTACTACTTGTACAATTCAGAAAAAAGAAATTATATTAGTATTACAAAAGGGAGGAATTTCTATATGAAGATGACTTTAACAAAAAAGATCATCATTGGTCTAATTTTAGGTATTTTAGTTGGTCTTGCCTTAAATCTTTATGCTCCATCTTTATTCGACCCATTAGACAAATACTTATTCCAGCCTCTTGGAAAGATATTCTTAAATCTAATAACCATGCTAGTGGTTCCAATCGTATTAATTTCTATCACTCTTGGTGTGGTTGGTCTTGGTGATACAAAAAAACTAGGAACAATTGGTCTTAAAACAATTTTATTCTTCTTAATTACGACATGTATTGCCATTACTATTGGGCTATCGCTAGCTTCTGTAATTCAACCAGGATTTGCTGGTGATTTTGAAAGCATGATGGTTGATGAGCTAGCTGATGACCAAAAGCCAGAAGATGCTCCTCCTGTTATGGAAACACTATTGAATATTGTCCCTACTAACCCGATAAAAGCAATGGCAGAGGGAGAAATGCTGCAAATTATTACGTTCTCTATCCTGCTCGGGTTTGCGATTAATGCTTTAGGCGAAAAAGCAGGAAGAGTGAAAACATTATTAGAACAAGCAAATGAAATTGTTATGCTCCTCGTTCATATCGTCATAAAGACTGCACCATATGGGGCATTCGGATTGATTGCATCTGCAGTAGGCGGATTAGGTATCGATGCTATTAAAGCGATGAGTGCTTATTTTGGTGTCGTATTATTAGCCTTAGTTATTCATTTCATCGTTACGTATGGTACTGCAATTTTATTATTAGGTAAAACAAACCCAATTACCTTCTTTAAACGATTCATTCCTGCTATGAGTGTCGCTTTTAGTACCTCAAGTAGTAACGCAACTTTGCCAATGTCAATGGATGTAGCACAAGAAAATCTTGGCGTACCAAAACGAATCAGTAGTTTTGTTCAGCCACTTGGCGCTACGATCAATATGGACGGAACAGCTATCATGCAGGGGGTAGCAACCGTGTTTATTGCCCAAGTTTATGGTATTGACTTATCCTTAACCCAGCTTCTTACCGTTGTTGGACTTGCAGTAGTTGCTAGTATAGGAACTGCGGGTGTCCCTGGTGTAGGCTTTATCTTACTTGCGATGGTATTAAAACAAGTCGGTTTACCTGTTGAGGGAATCGCTTTAATTCTTGGTATTGACAGACTTCTAGATATGACAAGAACTGCTGTGAATATTACAGGTGATGCCGCTTGTGCGTATATCGTTGCAAGATCTGAAGACGGAGAAGTGATTATGCCAGAAAAGCAAAAAATTTAAAGAAAAACCATTCGGATTTTGATTCCGAATGGTTTTTTTATTGGGTAATTTTTAATCCAACTACACCTATAATGATACAAGAAAGTAGGATAAGCCTTACTCGATCCCTTGATTCTTGAAAGAAAATCATTCCAAGCAATACACTTCCAGCTGAGCCAATGCCAGTCCATACTGCATAAGCCGTGCCCATAGGTATTTCTTTTAAGGCTAGTGAGAGAAAGTAAAAGCTAAGCATTCCAATAACAGCGAAGGAAATAGTCGGTTTCAGTCGCTTAAAACCATCTGTTAATTTCAAGGAAAGGACAGCTCCTATTTCACAACATCCTGCAAGCATAAGAAACAACCATGCCATTTAATTCCCCTCCTCTTCTACGTTTTTTTCATCAGGAGTAGTGATTTTTAATCCGATAATTCCAGCTAGCATGAGTCCAATAAAAAACAGCTTGGAGAAGCTGGTTGATTCGTGAAAAAATAATATTCCAACTAAAGCTGTGCCTGCCGCACCAAAGCCTGTAAAAATAGCATAAGCTGTTCCAATTGGTATATATTTTAACGATTTAGAAAACAAGTAAAAGCTTATGGCAAGTGTAACAACTGTTATGATACTTGGCACTAGGACAGTAAATCCATTTGAAAACCTTAGCCCCAGTACCCAAACTATTTCTAAAACCCCGGCAATAAAGATGTATATCCATTGCATGTTAAGCCCTCCTTATTTACAGGCGTTATCCTAATCACAGTAATATAAAATATTACCATGTCCATATTTTCTCCGTCAAAGCATTAGACTTCACCTGACGTTTTATTGAATGGAAATCGGGTATATAAATAATAAGAGATGAGGGAGGAATTGATGTGAAAAAAAGATCAAAGGCTAAGATAGAAAAGCGGATGGCCTTATTTAAATCTCAAACAAAGCATCGTGAAATTGGACAAACCATCCGCTTATCTGCTTCGCGCCATAGTGCTCTCATTCACACACATCAAGGACTACAAGAAAAAGGGCAGAGGTAAGGAGGAATTTACATGGGTGACAATACATTAAAAAAGAAAAATCAACATTTTATGGAAAAGGCAGAGTATGCAAATGAAAGCACAGGCCTAAAAAAGGATGCAAAAAGTGTAAATAGAATCGGTCGCCATATGGAGCGGGAGCAAAATAAAAAAAACCAAAAAGCGTTACAGCCAGCATATGAAGTTTCTGTTAACGAACATTCCTTCCGTGTAACAGGCGTCCAATCTGAGAAAGAAGCCATTGATAAACTCTCAAAATGGAGCGCATTTCATAACATGGTAAATAAATTGAAAGAAAATGATGAGGAAGTAAATATTGAAGCAACAAAAGTACAAGGATGACTAAAAGCACACCGACGCATGGACGACGGTGTGCTTTTGTTGTTGCGTTTTACTAGACACATTGAAAAGATCGGATTCTGTTTGTGTCAATTCCATAATACATCCAGGTAAAGAAGAACCAACGATAGCCTGCAACAGATCTTCTACCAATAAAGGTTGGATAGAACCAAAAGCCTTCTCCGTTGTTTAAACGAACCCATGTATACCGATAAAGGCATCCAAAAAAAGCTCCTGGATCTACAGCTAAGACACTCGGTCCTCCTCCAGGTGCTCCAAGTGCCGTTGTTTCAGGTGGAGGTGTAGAAGGTGGTGGTCCTGGTGGTGGTCCGCTTCCGGGTGCGCCTGGGCTTCCAGGACTTCCGGGACTACCAGGGAACCCAGGTCCACCAGGACTACCAGGGAACCCAGGTCCACCTGGACTACCAGGGAACCCAGGTCCTCCGGGGCTACCAGGAAATCCAGGTCCACCAGGGCTACCAGGGAACCCAGGTCCACCAGGACTACCAGGGAATCCTGGACCACCTGGACTACCTGGGAAACCAGGGGATTGCCCAGGTGGTTGCCCAGGGGGTGGTCCCATAGGTGGAAAGTTAAGTTGACGATAAGGATACATAGCTTTGCTCCCTTCACTTTCATTCTTTATACGGTATGCATATGCCTAGATGTTGGTGAAAGGAAAAGGGCAACGAAAAAAGCCAGGCACAACGCCTGACTTTTATTTTGCAACCAACACTGGACAGTTAGCAGTATTGGTCACTTTATCACTTACACTGCCAAGGATTAATTTTTTTAAACCACCCAAGCCTCTGCTACCAATGATCACTAAATCTGTTGCTTGCTCCTCTGCAAAATTGCAGATGGTTTTTGCAGGATCTCCATGGAGAACCTCAACCGCTGCATTCACTCGCTCTTGTGCGAGTAAGGAATGCACTTCATTTATTGATTCTTCTGTTGTAGCGTTCTGGACAGCAACTTTTTGTTCTCTATAAGCGTCATCCCTAGCGTTATGGGTGTAAATGTTCAACCCGTCCACACTTCCCATTCCACCAGTTGGCACCGTATCCGGTCTAGTGCTCTGAACTGGGATATAACCAGTAGTCTCTTCTAGCACATGCAAAATGGTGAGCGCTGCATTAGACTGCTTTTTCATTTCAATCCCCATCTTTACTGCCTTCATACTGCTTGTCGAACCATCGTAAGCAACTAAGATGTTTGAAAAATTTAACATAATCTTCCACTCCTTTTTTAAGTAAAGTAATTGAAATAAATTGTTTTCTTTGTAAATTAAGTACCCTTTAGAGGAACTTTTAAACTTTGGTAACAAAGCAATAATACCGTATTTTAAAAGATTTACTTGTTACTTTTATGGGTATATATTAGTGATTGGGCTTGAGGAATGTTAATATCATCTTATATTGACATAGAGTTAATCACCCTAATAAAATGAGCTTTACCTACGAATGACTATGAAGATTTTGTTGCAGAAACAGGGGGTTCTTATGGCGGAAAGAGTTGGAAGACGCAAACGAAAAGTAAGTATACGAGCATTACTTCTTATTGCAGGATTATTTGCCTTGATCATATTAATCGGCATGCAATTATATATAAATTCAAGAGATGTCAGTGCATTAACGGACCCGCTCCCTCAATCCTCCGTCATCTATGATCGACATGGAGAGATTGCGAGCAGAGTAACTTCCAATCAAATTGAAGGAGTGTCATCAGAGGAGATCCCGGATGTGATGAAGCAAGCTGTCGTGGCTGTGGAAGACCAACGCTTTTATGAGCATGATGGTTTTGACTTTGTTGGCACCGTTAGAGCACTAACTACAAATGTGAAGTCAGGTGGATATGTGCAGGGTGGAAGTACCATCACACAACAATTGTCAAAAAATGTATTTTTGTCTCATGATAAAACGTTAAAACGAAAAGCTGATGAATTCTTTTTAGCAAAAAAAGTAGAAAAAACATACTCTAAGGACCAAATCATTAGTTTGTATTTAAATCAGATCTATTTTGGCGAAGGGGCATGGGGAATTAAACGAGCGGCAGCTGTTTATTTTGCAAAAGATCCACAGGATTTATCACTATCTGAAGCAGCAACCTTAGCAGGCATTATCAAGGCTCCATCTGCCTTATCCCCGTTAAACAACGAGGAACGTGCCATTCAGCGTAGAAACTTAGTACTCTCCCTTATGCACAAACAAGGCTTTATCACAGCAGAGCAGGTAGAAGAAGCGAAACAGGATGAGTTAAAATTAGAAACAAGAAATGTCGATCCATACAGAGCTAAATATCCAAGTTTTACAGATTATATAATTGAAGAAGCGGAAAGAATGTATGGAATTAGTGAAAGTGAACTTTTGGCTGGAGGATACCGGGTTTACACCACCCTCGAGCCAAAAGTTCAGGAAGCGCTGGAAAAAGTATATGCCAATCCTGATAATTTTCCAGCAGGTTCCTCAGGAGAAGTGGCACAAAGCAGTGGCGTCCTGCTTGATCCTAAAACAGGGGGAATCCTAGGCATGATTGGTGGCAGGGATTATAAATTTAGAGACTTTAACCGGTCCTCCCGTCTTAAAAAGCCACCAGGCTCTACAGCCAAACCTCTGTTAGTTTATACCCCAGCTTTAGAAGAGGGGTATGACATTTTTGATATGCTCAATGATTCACCAACCGAGTTTGAAGGAGGATATTCTCCACAAAATCATACGAAGGATTTTCGAGGGAAAGTTAGCATGTATGATGCTGTAATCAACTCCTACAATGTCCCTGCCGTATCTCTACTTAACGAAATAGGTATTCAAAAGGGAATGGACGCAGCGAAAAAGCTGTACCTTCCTGTAGATGAAAAAGAACATCGTACACTTGGAAATCTTGCACTTGGCGGATTTTATGGCGCCTCTCCGAAACAAATGGCAGAAGCGTACTCTGTTTATGCAAACAATGGAGAGATCATAGAGTCACATGCCATTGTAAAAATAGAAAAAGTTACTGGTGAAGAAGTGGCAGCCTTTGAAGAAGAAAAAGAAAGAGTATTTTCTAAAGAAGCTGTTGAAAAAATGACGTTCATGCTCAAAGGTGTCGTCGAAGAAGGTAGCGGAAAGAACGCTAAGATTGACGGCCGTGAAGTGGCAGGAAAAACAGGCTCCACTCAAACAACGGATAATAACGACGGAGCAACCTCAAATCAATGGTTTGTCGGCTTTACTCCTCAAATTGTCGGGGCCTTCTGGATTGGATTTGATAAAGAATCCGAGGAAAATGTCCTCCCGATTATTTCAGGAGCAGGAAGTCCTTCTGCGAAAGTGTTTCAACAAGTGGTGAGTGAAGCACTAGAAGGAGAGCCAGTAGAAACCTTCAAACTTCCGGAAAGTCTTGCAAAAAAGAAAGCGCAGGAAAAGGATAAAGAAAAAAAGAAGCAACAAGAAGCTCAGGCTAGAGAAAGAGAAGCAAAGAAGAAGGAAGAAAAGAAACGCGAGGATAAAAAGAAAAAGGAAAAGAAAAAGCGTGAGAAAAAGAAAGACCGTGATGATGACGACGATGACGAAGATGATGACGATGACGATTGAGGCCATCCCTCTCCACTGATGTGGAGGGGGATTTTTTAGTGCTAGCAAGGGAAGAGGCTCTAATTATAGGAAGGAAGGGAGATTTTATGTGAAGCGAGGAATAGGGAGGTTCTAATCATCTAAAACAAGAAAACGTTTAACCAAAGTGATGTCTAACAGTAGTCTCTACATCAAAAAAGCGTCAAGCATCTAATGAAGTCACTTAGAGTGTGGCCCCACTCCACCTCCAGACCGAGAAAAAAAGAACCAAAAGTCGGTTACCTGAATTTTCTGGTAAAAGTATGATAGAATCAGAAAATACTTTTGGGCGGAGGAACATTCAAGATGAAAAATATGCTGCAAATTTTTAAAAACAAGAATTATAGTCTTTTATTCTGGTCATCTTTTACATCCATGATGGGAAGTATCATTGGGATTGCTGCCCTGATGTTGTATCTGTTAGATCGCTATTCAGAGCAGCCCTTTTACGCCGCTCTCACAGAATTAATGTATTCCTTACCTACTCTGGCAGTCTTTTTCCTAGTCGGAGTGCTTGCAGACAGAATGAATAGGCAGAAAATTGCTATCTACAGTGACTATATTTGCGCGGTGCTCTCCCTTGCCCTTATGGGAGCTATCTACATTGATTGGATGCCGCTTGTTTTCGCCCTCCTTTTCCTGAGAAGTGCAGTATCTAAATTCTTTCATCCTGCACAAGCAGCTATCATCCAAGGTATTCTTTCAAAGGATGAATACACCGTAGCGGCTGGACTAAACCAAATGACGAGCAGCTTGTTTATGTTATTTGGAAATGCACTAGGAATATTCATCTATTGGACAGTTGGCCTGCAAGGAGCGATCTTCGTTTGCTTTCTCACGTACATGATGAGCGCATTCTTTATTAAAGCCTGTAAGCTTAAAGAGGAAGTTGTTCTACCAAACGGAAGTCACAGCTGGAACCAATTAAATGTGAAATTTGTTGCCAATGATTTTAAGGCAGGTATGCTGTATATTTTAAAAAATCCTTTATTAGTTTATTTGATTATTGGCTTTTTCGTATTTGGAATTGTTAACGGAGGGTTATCCGTGATGCCAGCCTATATTTTAAAATACAAGCTTGCTCCGACAGATTATGAGCAAATCATGATGATCATGGGTGTTGTTTTTGGAATCAGCGTGATGATGGGAAGTGTTGTGGCATCCATGATGGCAAAAAAGTTAAAGCTTTATCAAATGGTGATAATAGGTTTAGCAATATCAGGGGCATTTGTGGTAGCAAGTGGATACAGTCCGTCCATTCCCTATTACCTCGCATTTACTGGGTTTATCGGCCTTGGTTTACCTTTTGTAAATATCGGGATTGGTGGCTGGCTTCCTAGAATAGTGGACCCAAAAATGATGGGGCGTGTTCAGGGCTGGATTACACCTCTGATGATGCTATCACAATCTATCACCCTTGGTGTTATCGCCTTAACTTTCCAAAAAATGCTCACAGTCGAAGGACTGCATGTACTTGTCGGAGGCTGCTTAGTATTTGTAGGGATTTTCTATATGTTCACCCTGCCAAAGCACGCATCAAAGGGCGAGGTAGAGGAAGCACCAGGTAACCTAGAGAAATCTGCTTCGGTGTAAATTCACCTCTGACAAAGGCTGTTACCGTAAACTTTGTTTCTACTGCGGCGTATAGTTAAGCAACCCGTAATCAACGTTGCTGTCGTGCTCTTTTCGCTGAGAAAGTTTTAAATATGTGACAACTTATCTTCGAATAATGAATGGAAAAAGTCTTAAAGCCGACTTTTTGTTAGGTTTTTAGCAACAATCTTCTAGAAAAGAGCTTTGACAAAAAAGAAAAAGCTGATATGATAAGAATCAAGAAATGACCTTTCCAACAACTTTATACGATTTTACCACTAGGGGTGCCTTTCATAAGGCTGAGATTGAAGTGTGACTTCAAGACTCTTAGAACCTGATCTGGTTAACACCAGCGTAGGGAAGTGGAGCGGAACACGACAGCTATTATGAGAGTTACATAGTATTATACGTGTATACAACCACCTTTCTTGCGCATGCGGGAAAGGTGGTTTTTTGTTTGTTTAAACAAATAAGAGGAGGAATGTAAGATGAAATTTTCACAGTTTGTAAGAGAAAAGGCAGATCACATTTGGGAGGCAAGCTTTCACCATCCGTTTGTCACAGGAATAGCAGACGGGACATTATCGCTAGAAGCGTTTAAGTATTATGTGCTGCAGGATGCATACTATTTAAGTCATTTTGCAAAAGTGCAGGCATATGCAGGTGCAAAGGCGTTTGATTTACATACTACTTCAAGACTCGCCGCTCATGCGCAAGGTACATATGAAGCAGAGCTGAGCTTGCATGAAAATTTTTCGAAACGTCTTGGTGTAACGGAAGCAGACAAGGCAAATTTTAAAGCTGCGCCAACTGCTCATGCTTACACTTCCCACATGTATCGAGCAGTGCTAACGGGAGGCTTAGGGGAAGTAATTGCAGCCCTCTTG
Proteins encoded:
- a CDS encoding MFS transporter, with translation MKNMLQIFKNKNYSLLFWSSFTSMMGSIIGIAALMLYLLDRYSEQPFYAALTELMYSLPTLAVFFLVGVLADRMNRQKIAIYSDYICAVLSLALMGAIYIDWMPLVFALLFLRSAVSKFFHPAQAAIIQGILSKDEYTVAAGLNQMTSSLFMLFGNALGIFIYWTVGLQGAIFVCFLTYMMSAFFIKACKLKEEVVLPNGSHSWNQLNVKFVANDFKAGMLYILKNPLLVYLIIGFFVFGIVNGGLSVMPAYILKYKLAPTDYEQIMMIMGVVFGISVMMGSVVASMMAKKLKLYQMVIIGLAISGAFVVASGYSPSIPYYLAFTGFIGLGLPFVNIGIGGWLPRIVDPKMMGRVQGWITPLMMLSQSITLGVIALTFQKMLTVEGLHVLVGGCLVFVGIFYMFTLPKHASKGEVEEAPGNLEKSASV
- the tenA gene encoding thiaminase II — protein: MKFSQFVREKADHIWEASFHHPFVTGIADGTLSLEAFKYYVLQDAYYLSHFAKVQAYAGAKAFDLHTTSRLAAHAQGTYEAELSLHENFSKRLGVTEADKANFKAAPTAHAYTSHMYRAVLTGGLGEVIAALLPCYWLYYEIGERLQEATPAEPIYQEWIAAYGGEWFRELVEEQINRLDELAEKATEEERARMLEYFLLSSQYEYSFWEMAYTLEQWPVAEKEIVL
- a CDS encoding universal stress protein — encoded protein: MLNFSNILVAYDGSTSSMKAVKMGIEMKKQSNAALTILHVLEETTGYIPVQSTRPDTVPTGGMGSVDGLNIYTHNARDDAYREQKVAVQNATTEESINEVHSLLAQERVNAAVEVLHGDPAKTICNFAEEQATDLVIIGSRGLGGLKKLILGSVSDKVTNTANCPVLVAK
- a CDS encoding multidrug efflux SMR transporter, whose product is MAWLFLMLAGCCEIGAVLSLKLTDGFKRLKPTISFAVIGMLSFYFLSLALKEIPMGTAYAVWTGIGSAGSVLLGMIFFQESRDRVRLILLSCIIIGVVGLKITQ
- a CDS encoding dicarboxylate/amino acid:cation symporter translates to MTLTKKIIIGLILGILVGLALNLYAPSLFDPLDKYLFQPLGKIFLNLITMLVVPIVLISITLGVVGLGDTKKLGTIGLKTILFFLITTCIAITIGLSLASVIQPGFAGDFESMMVDELADDQKPEDAPPVMETLLNIVPTNPIKAMAEGEMLQIITFSILLGFAINALGEKAGRVKTLLEQANEIVMLLVHIVIKTAPYGAFGLIASAVGGLGIDAIKAMSAYFGVVLLALVIHFIVTYGTAILLLGKTNPITFFKRFIPAMSVAFSTSSSNATLPMSMDVAQENLGVPKRISSFVQPLGATINMDGTAIMQGVATVFIAQVYGIDLSLTQLLTVVGLAVVASIGTAGVPGVGFILLAMVLKQVGLPVEGIALILGIDRLLDMTRTAVNITGDAACAYIVARSEDGEVIMPEKQKI
- a CDS encoding multidrug efflux SMR transporter; the protein is MQWIYIFIAGVLEIVWVLGLRFSNGFTVLVPSIITVVTLAISFYLFSKSLKYIPIGTAYAIFTGFGAAGTALVGILFFHESTSFSKLFFIGLMLAGIIGLKITTPDEKNVEEEGN
- a CDS encoding transglycosylase domain-containing protein, encoding MAERVGRRKRKVSIRALLLIAGLFALIILIGMQLYINSRDVSALTDPLPQSSVIYDRHGEIASRVTSNQIEGVSSEEIPDVMKQAVVAVEDQRFYEHDGFDFVGTVRALTTNVKSGGYVQGGSTITQQLSKNVFLSHDKTLKRKADEFFLAKKVEKTYSKDQIISLYLNQIYFGEGAWGIKRAAAVYFAKDPQDLSLSEAATLAGIIKAPSALSPLNNEERAIQRRNLVLSLMHKQGFITAEQVEEAKQDELKLETRNVDPYRAKYPSFTDYIIEEAERMYGISESELLAGGYRVYTTLEPKVQEALEKVYANPDNFPAGSSGEVAQSSGVLLDPKTGGILGMIGGRDYKFRDFNRSSRLKKPPGSTAKPLLVYTPALEEGYDIFDMLNDSPTEFEGGYSPQNHTKDFRGKVSMYDAVINSYNVPAVSLLNEIGIQKGMDAAKKLYLPVDEKEHRTLGNLALGGFYGASPKQMAEAYSVYANNGEIIESHAIVKIEKVTGEEVAAFEEEKERVFSKEAVEKMTFMLKGVVEEGSGKNAKIDGREVAGKTGSTQTTDNNDGATSNQWFVGFTPQIVGAFWIGFDKESEENVLPIISGAGSPSAKVFQQVVSEALEGEPVETFKLPESLAKKKAQEKDKEKKKQQEAQAREREAKKKEEKKREDKKKKEKKKREKKKDRDDDDDDEDDDDDD